One Streptococcus gallolyticus subsp. gallolyticus DSM 16831 DNA window includes the following coding sequences:
- a CDS encoding TrkH family potassium uptake protein, with the protein MNSIFKSLTSTRRLTFSFVIVIFIGSLLLSLPIVHYADAPSTTYLDHLFNVVSMVCVTGLSVVPVASVYNGLGQVIAMCLMQIGGLGLVTLIAISTYLLRRRMNLSEQSLLQSALSYDNNNDLRHYLFHAYKITFIIESLVAIVLLFDFIPRFGLWHGIFNAIFLAVSAFCNAGFDNFGDASLKQFVLNPLVNVAIAAAIVSGGIGFAVWMDLKKAIKHFIKDKPYRFSAFSRSLSNQTRLVLATTGILLLLGTALTWLIEFKNAKTIGHYTIFQQIMVCFFQSVTMRTAGFATISYLDTHSATNILYMIQMIIGGAPGGTAGGVKVTTVAIAFLLFKSELAGQNEVTFRHRVIANKAIKQTLTVLIFFFTILIIGYLLLLEFEPNHDPLALLFEAISAIATVGVSMDLTPKLSQAGRFVIMALMFIGRVGPITVLLSLLQKKEKDIRYAQTNINVG; encoded by the coding sequence TTGAATAGCATTTTTAAATCTTTAACGAGTACGCGACGGTTAACGTTTAGTTTTGTCATCGTCATTTTTATTGGGAGTTTGTTACTCTCACTTCCGATAGTTCACTATGCCGACGCTCCTAGCACTACTTACCTTGACCACTTGTTCAATGTGGTTTCAATGGTTTGTGTGACGGGATTATCAGTCGTTCCTGTCGCAAGTGTTTATAATGGACTTGGTCAAGTGATTGCAATGTGTCTCATGCAAATTGGCGGACTAGGATTGGTTACTTTAATTGCAATCAGTACCTACCTTTTACGTCGTCGCATGAATTTATCAGAGCAAAGTTTGCTGCAATCAGCGCTTAGCTATGACAATAACAATGACCTTAGGCATTACCTTTTTCATGCTTACAAAATTACTTTTATCATCGAGTCCTTGGTTGCTATTGTATTGCTCTTTGATTTTATTCCACGTTTTGGCTTGTGGCACGGTATTTTTAATGCCATTTTTCTTGCTGTCTCTGCTTTTTGTAATGCTGGGTTTGATAATTTTGGCGATGCTAGCCTTAAACAATTCGTTCTGAATCCCTTGGTTAATGTGGCAATTGCTGCCGCAATCGTATCTGGTGGAATCGGGTTTGCTGTTTGGATGGATTTGAAAAAAGCTATCAAACACTTTATCAAAGACAAACCTTATCGCTTTTCTGCATTTTCTCGCTCATTAAGCAATCAGACACGCTTAGTGCTTGCCACAACGGGAATTCTTTTACTGCTTGGAACAGCATTGACGTGGCTAATCGAATTTAAAAATGCTAAGACAATTGGGCACTACACCATTTTTCAGCAAATCATGGTCTGCTTTTTCCAATCAGTAACCATGAGGACGGCTGGATTTGCAACGATTTCTTATCTTGATACGCATTCAGCGACAAATATTCTTTATATGATTCAAATGATTATCGGTGGTGCTCCTGGTGGTACGGCTGGCGGTGTTAAGGTGACAACAGTCGCAATTGCCTTCTTGCTTTTCAAATCCGAACTTGCAGGGCAAAATGAAGTCACTTTCCGCCACCGCGTTATTGCCAATAAAGCGATAAAACAAACACTGACCGTGCTAATCTTTTTCTTTACTATTTTAATCATCGGCTATCTGTTACTTTTGGAATTTGAACCGAATCATGACCCGCTAGCTTTGCTGTTTGAAGCCATTTCTGCGATTGCTACGGTTGGCGTTTCCATGGATTTAACGCCTAAATTATCGCAAGCAGGGCGATTTGTCATCATGGCACTTATGTTTATCGGACGTGTTGGACCGATTACTGTCCTGCTTAGTCTTTTGCAAAAGAAAGAAAAAGATATTCGCTACGCACAAACAAATATTAATGTTGGTTAG
- a CDS encoding energy-coupling factor transporter transmembrane component T family protein, giving the protein MASHLIGYQSGRGFLYQLSGASKLIFFVLVSIACMTTYDTRLIAAIGIASLVLFKIAGIRWQQVSFVVKFIGFFALLNVVMVYLFAPNYGETIYGTKTILLQGYGRFYLTSQELFYLFNLALKYFCTVPLAVLFLMTTQPSQFASSLNQIGVPYKVAYAVSLTLRYIPDVQEEFYMIRMSQEARGLELSQKEKLMKRIKGNLQIVIPLIFSSLERIDTVSTAMELRRFGKNKKRTWYTYQKFTTADLLTIAIAVLLVIISLWLFHLNQGRFYNPWH; this is encoded by the coding sequence ATGGCTAGTCATCTTATTGGTTATCAGAGTGGTCGTGGTTTCCTTTATCAATTGTCAGGTGCCAGCAAATTAATTTTCTTTGTTTTGGTATCGATTGCTTGTATGACAACCTATGATACGCGTTTGATAGCAGCGATTGGAATTGCTTCCCTTGTTTTGTTTAAAATAGCAGGCATTCGTTGGCAGCAAGTCTCTTTTGTCGTCAAATTTATTGGCTTTTTTGCTCTTTTAAATGTGGTCATGGTGTATTTGTTTGCACCGAATTATGGTGAAACAATTTACGGAACTAAGACTATTTTGCTACAAGGCTATGGGCGATTTTATCTTACCAGTCAAGAATTATTTTACCTGTTTAACCTTGCTTTGAAATATTTTTGCACGGTTCCGTTGGCTGTCTTATTTCTTATGACAACGCAGCCAAGTCAATTTGCTTCAAGTTTGAATCAAATCGGTGTACCTTATAAAGTTGCCTATGCAGTTAGTTTGACGCTACGCTATATTCCTGACGTGCAAGAAGAATTTTACATGATTCGAATGTCACAAGAAGCGCGTGGACTGGAACTATCACAAAAAGAAAAACTAATGAAACGTATCAAAGGAAATCTACAAATTGTCATTCCCTTGATTTTCAGCTCACTTGAGCGAATTGATACGGTGTCAACAGCTATGGAGCTACGTCGTTTTGGAAAAAATAAAAAGCGTACTTGGTACACTTATCAAAAATTTACAACAGCGGATTTGCTGACCATTGCGATTGCTGTTTTACTAGTTATCATTAGTTTGTGGCTTTTCCACCTTAACCAAGGACGTTTTTACAATCCTTGGCATTAA
- the htpX gene encoding zinc metalloprotease HtpX: MLYDQISSNKRRTVVLILVFFLILSAIGAAVGYLWLDSLEFGVVIALIIGGIYAASMIFQSTNVVMSMNNAREVSEEEAPELYHIVEDMAMVAQIPMPRVFIVEDDSLNAFATGSSPENAAVAATTGLLAVMNREELEGVIGHEVSHIRNYDIRISTIAVALASAVTLIASIGSRMMWFGGGGNRRRSNNRDEGGLGILMLLFSILSLILAPLAATLVQLAISRQREYLADASSVELTRNPEGMIKALQKLEQSSPMHHPVDEASAALYINDPIKKEERTTSLFNTHPSISDRIERLRQM; this comes from the coding sequence ATGTTATACGATCAAATTTCTAGTAACAAGCGAAGAACGGTTGTTTTGATTCTTGTTTTCTTCTTGATTTTGTCAGCTATTGGTGCCGCAGTTGGCTATCTTTGGTTAGATAGTCTAGAATTCGGTGTGGTTATCGCCTTAATCATTGGTGGAATCTATGCTGCTAGTATGATTTTTCAATCTACAAATGTTGTCATGTCAATGAACAATGCGCGTGAAGTCAGCGAGGAAGAAGCCCCTGAACTTTATCATATTGTAGAAGATATGGCAATGGTGGCACAAATTCCAATGCCGCGCGTGTTTATCGTTGAAGATGATTCTTTAAATGCGTTTGCGACAGGTTCAAGTCCTGAAAATGCTGCCGTCGCAGCCACCACAGGATTGTTAGCTGTGATGAATCGCGAAGAATTGGAAGGTGTTATCGGACACGAAGTTAGTCATATTCGTAATTACGATATCCGCATTTCTACCATTGCTGTAGCCTTAGCCAGCGCAGTGACTTTGATTGCTAGTATCGGTAGCCGCATGATGTGGTTTGGCGGAGGTGGCAATCGTCGCCGTTCGAATAACCGTGATGAGGGTGGTCTTGGTATTTTGATGTTGCTCTTTTCGATTTTATCGTTAATTTTAGCACCACTTGCCGCAACTCTTGTTCAATTAGCCATTTCACGGCAACGTGAATACCTTGCTGATGCCAGTTCTGTTGAACTCACTCGCAACCCTGAAGGAATGATTAAAGCACTTCAAAAACTGGAGCAATCTTCTCCAATGCACCATCCTGTTGATGAAGCAAGTGCGGCACTATATATTAATGACCCTATCAAAAAAGAAGAAAGAACAACATCATTGTTCAATACACACCCATCTATTTCGGATCGTATTGAGCGTCTTCGTCAAATGTAA
- a CDS encoding ABC transporter ATP-binding protein: MKPFIQFKDFTFKYDIQAEPTLKSLNLTIEKGQKVLIIGPSGSGKSTIGHCLNGIIPNIYHGEKSGQFTIDGKEAFGLSIYDKSHLVSTVLQDPDGQFIGLTVAEDLAFALENDCVSLEEMQEKVAHWAKRLDLTEFLDNRPQDLSGGQKQRVSLAGVLIDESPILLFDEPLANLDPKSGQETIDLIDRIHHEEKATTIIIEHRLEDVLYRHVDKVVLVNDGQILFDGHPDELLRTELLIQNGIREPLYVTALKDLGVDVTSMEHLSDLSQVDLTNIAVTAPSSFQEEAPQDKLLTVEQLHFAYQENRPILKNINFEINQGERIAIVGKNGAGKSTLAKAICQFITPEGDIRYRGQSIMTDSIKERAEKIGYVLQNPNQMISQTMIFDEVALGLRLREVDEQDVEKRVLETLKVCGLYEFRKWPISALSFGQKKRVTIASVLVMNPEIILLDEPTAGQDKRNYTEIMNFLNQLNKAGHTIIMITHDMQLMLEYSDRSIVVSNGEIIADCSPVALFNQNAILEKANLKKTSLFELAEKLAVDPIALTHYYIEKEGGIHG, encoded by the coding sequence ATGAAGCCCTTTATTCAATTTAAGGATTTCACTTTTAAATATGATATTCAAGCAGAACCAACCTTAAAATCTCTCAATTTAACGATTGAAAAAGGACAAAAGGTACTCATCATAGGTCCATCAGGTTCTGGAAAATCAACAATTGGTCACTGTCTTAATGGGATTATCCCTAATATTTACCATGGGGAGAAATCTGGGCAGTTTACGATTGATGGTAAAGAAGCATTTGGCTTGTCTATTTACGACAAGTCTCATTTGGTTTCTACGGTTTTACAAGACCCAGATGGTCAATTTATTGGGTTAACCGTGGCAGAGGACTTGGCTTTTGCGCTTGAAAATGACTGTGTTTCTTTGGAAGAAATGCAAGAAAAAGTTGCTCATTGGGCAAAAAGGCTTGATTTAACAGAGTTTTTAGACAATCGTCCACAAGATTTATCAGGTGGACAAAAACAACGTGTTAGTTTAGCAGGGGTTCTGATTGATGAGAGTCCGATTTTACTTTTTGATGAGCCGCTTGCCAATCTAGACCCAAAATCAGGTCAAGAAACGATTGATTTGATTGACCGTATTCATCATGAAGAAAAGGCGACGACGATTATCATTGAACATCGTTTGGAAGATGTGCTCTATCGTCATGTGGATAAAGTCGTTTTGGTGAATGATGGTCAGATTTTATTTGATGGTCATCCAGATGAGCTATTACGGACAGAGCTTTTGATTCAAAATGGCATTCGCGAGCCACTTTACGTAACGGCTTTGAAAGATTTGGGTGTTGATGTGACATCAATGGAACATCTATCAGACCTAAGTCAAGTTGATTTGACAAATATTGCCGTGACGGCGCCTAGCTCATTTCAAGAAGAAGCGCCGCAAGATAAGCTCTTAACGGTTGAACAACTGCATTTTGCTTATCAAGAGAATCGTCCTATTTTGAAAAATATCAATTTTGAGATTAATCAAGGCGAACGGATTGCCATTGTTGGAAAAAATGGTGCTGGCAAGTCAACTTTGGCAAAAGCTATCTGCCAATTTATCACGCCAGAAGGCGATATTCGTTATCGAGGACAATCGATTATGACGGATTCTATCAAAGAGCGTGCTGAAAAAATCGGTTATGTTCTTCAAAATCCAAATCAGATGATTAGTCAGACGATGATTTTTGATGAGGTGGCGCTTGGGCTTCGTTTGCGTGAAGTAGATGAGCAAGACGTTGAAAAACGCGTGTTGGAAACGTTAAAAGTTTGTGGTTTGTATGAATTCCGAAAATGGCCTATTTCTGCGCTGTCTTTTGGTCAGAAAAAACGAGTGACAATTGCTTCGGTTCTGGTAATGAATCCTGAAATCATTCTTTTAGATGAACCGACAGCAGGTCAAGATAAGCGAAATTATACTGAAATCATGAATTTCCTTAATCAGCTCAATAAGGCAGGGCACACTATTATCATGATAACGCATGATATGCAGTTGATGTTGGAGTATTCTGATCGCAGTATTGTAGTGAGCAACGGTGAAATCATTGCGGATTGTTCGCCAGTGGCATTATTCAATCAAAATGCTATCCTAGAAAAAGCTAACTTGAAAAAGACTAGCTTGTTTGAATTAGCAGAAAAATTAGCAGTTGACCCAATTGCCCTGACGCATTATTACATTGAAAAAGAGGGAGGTATTCATGGCTAG
- the ktrA gene encoding potassium uptake transporter gating subunit KtrA: protein MTKKIFGVLGLGIFGRTVVEELSKFEQEVIALDRHENLVQDVADMATKAAVGDITEIEFLKAVGIAQCDVVVIATGNTLESSVLAIMHCKKLGVKTILAKAKNATYEEVLYGIGATKVITPERDSGKRVASNMLRHHIENIIHIEDNIAMIEFSIPDSWVGKSLVQLDLRHKYDLNLIGIRKKSTSSLDTHINPNQAFEANTEVVAIANDNTFEKFDYLGYLK from the coding sequence ATGACAAAAAAGATTTTTGGAGTTCTTGGATTAGGAATTTTTGGACGTACTGTTGTTGAAGAATTAAGTAAATTCGAGCAAGAGGTCATTGCTTTAGATAGACATGAAAATCTCGTTCAAGATGTGGCTGATATGGCAACTAAGGCAGCTGTTGGTGATATTACAGAGATTGAATTTTTAAAAGCCGTCGGCATTGCGCAATGTGATGTTGTTGTGATTGCAACTGGAAATACCTTAGAATCTTCAGTTCTTGCCATTATGCACTGTAAAAAATTAGGAGTAAAAACCATTCTTGCCAAAGCCAAAAATGCGACTTATGAAGAGGTGCTTTACGGCATTGGGGCGACTAAAGTTATCACACCAGAACGCGACTCTGGAAAAAGAGTTGCTTCAAATATGCTTCGCCACCATATTGAAAATATTATTCACATTGAGGATAATATTGCTATGATTGAATTTTCTATTCCTGATTCTTGGGTTGGAAAAAGTCTGGTTCAGCTGGACCTTCGACACAAATACGACCTGAATTTAATCGGTATTCGTAAAAAATCAACGTCAAGTCTTGATACCCATATCAATCCCAACCAAGCTTTTGAAGCCAATACTGAAGTCGTTGCCATTGCAAATGACAATACGTTTGAAAAATTTGATTATCTTGGTTATTTGAAATAA
- a CDS encoding LemA family protein — protein sequence MIFVIIAIIVVLVLWIIAVYNGLVKSRMQTKESWSQIDVQLKRRNDLIPNLIETVKGYAAYEEKTFAKITELRSQVAQAETPAEAMHASNALTKQLSSLIAVAENYPELKANNSFIKLQDELTNTENKISYSRQLFNTTTANYNVKLETFPSNIIAGMFGFKPSQFLETPEDEKETPKVSFDF from the coding sequence ATGATTTTTGTTATTATCGCTATTATTGTTGTTTTAGTGCTTTGGATTATTGCTGTCTATAATGGTCTTGTTAAAAGTCGTATGCAAACTAAGGAATCTTGGAGTCAAATTGATGTGCAACTCAAACGTCGTAATGACCTCATTCCGAATCTGATTGAGACTGTAAAAGGCTACGCAGCTTATGAAGAAAAAACATTTGCTAAGATTACAGAATTACGCAGTCAAGTTGCCCAAGCAGAAACACCAGCAGAAGCAATGCACGCGTCAAATGCTCTTACTAAACAACTTTCAAGCTTGATTGCTGTTGCTGAAAATTATCCTGAACTTAAAGCTAATAACAGCTTTATCAAGTTGCAAGATGAATTGACAAATACAGAAAACAAAATTTCTTATTCACGTCAATTGTTCAATACAACAACAGCAAATTATAATGTTAAATTAGAAACTTTCCCAAGTAATATCATCGCAGGTATGTTTGGCTTTAAACCAAGCCAATTCTTGGAAACACCTGAAGATGAAAAAGAAACACCAAAAGTATCATTTGACTTCTAA
- a CDS encoding YceD family protein codes for MMFSISEIKKNPDGINFNSVLEIKEKLIERNKDVLDVKEIFVQGTISYDDGLYLLNYTLDYTITLPSSRSMLPVDVHQVEEVSEIFIEAVDIHAKEDLVRENLVLVLEEDYIDLEESAIDNILLTIPMQVLSEEEQNSDTMPSGNSWSVLTEEQYDALQDKKKKENNPFSALNGLFED; via the coding sequence ATGATGTTTTCAATTTCGGAAATAAAAAAGAATCCAGATGGAATTAATTTTAATTCTGTTTTAGAAATTAAAGAAAAATTAATAGAACGTAACAAAGATGTGCTAGATGTTAAAGAGATTTTTGTACAAGGGACTATTTCCTACGATGATGGATTATATTTGTTAAATTATACACTTGATTATACAATTACATTACCGTCAAGTCGCTCAATGCTGCCTGTAGATGTACATCAAGTTGAAGAAGTCTCAGAAATTTTTATTGAAGCAGTGGATATTCATGCAAAAGAAGATCTTGTTAGAGAAAATCTTGTTTTAGTACTTGAAGAAGATTATATTGATTTAGAAGAGAGCGCTATTGATAATATTTTGTTAACGATTCCAATGCAAGTTTTAAGCGAAGAGGAACAAAATTCTGACACAATGCCATCAGGAAATAGCTGGTCAGTTTTGACAGAAGAGCAATATGATGCCCTGCAAGATAAGAAGAAAAAAGAAAATAATCCGTTTTCTGCTTTAAATGGATTGTTTGAAGATTGA
- a CDS encoding response regulator transcription factor: MSKKILIIEDEKNLARFVSLELQHEGYSVVVETNGRLGLQTALDDDFDLILLDLMLPDMDGFEITRRLRLEKETSIIMMTARDSIMDIVAGLDRGADDYIVKPFAIEELLARVRAVFRRQDVESKREQDSQGKEGLLGLRLNPQNRSAVRGDDEISLTKREYDLLSVLLSNVNRVMTREELLASVWRYDTDIETNVVDVYIRYLRGKVDIPGKESYIQTVRGMGYIIREK, translated from the coding sequence ATGAGTAAAAAGATTTTAATTATTGAAGATGAAAAAAATCTTGCACGCTTTGTGTCTTTGGAGTTACAACACGAAGGTTATTCTGTAGTTGTAGAAACAAACGGGCGCTTAGGGCTTCAAACGGCTCTTGATGACGATTTTGACTTGATTTTGCTTGATTTAATGCTTCCAGATATGGATGGATTTGAAATCACGCGTCGTCTTCGATTGGAAAAAGAAACTTCTATTATTATGATGACAGCTCGCGACTCTATTATGGATATTGTTGCTGGGCTTGATCGTGGTGCAGATGACTATATTGTCAAACCATTTGCAATTGAAGAACTCTTGGCTCGTGTTCGTGCTGTTTTCCGCCGTCAAGATGTTGAATCTAAACGTGAACAAGACAGTCAAGGAAAAGAAGGATTGCTTGGTCTACGCTTAAATCCTCAAAATCGTTCAGCGGTTCGAGGTGATGATGAAATTTCGCTTACAAAACGTGAGTACGATTTGTTAAGTGTTCTTTTGTCAAATGTTAATCGTGTAATGACACGTGAAGAACTGCTAGCCAGTGTTTGGAGATACGATACAGATATTGAGACAAATGTTGTTGATGTTTATATCCGTTACCTTCGCGGAAAAGTCGATATTCCAGGTAAAGAATCTTACATTCAAACAGTTCGTGGAATGGGATACATTATTCGAGAAAAATAA
- the rsmG gene encoding 16S rRNA (guanine(527)-N(7))-methyltransferase RsmG, protein MTPEEFYKKLSQQGFELTDTQKKQFERYFELLVEWNQKINLTAITDEEGVYLKHFYDSIAPVLQGKITNQAIRLLDIGAGAGFPSIPIKILCPDIDVTIIDSLNKRINFLNLLADELGLEGVHFYHGRAEDFGQDKHFRASYDIVTARAVARLQVLTELTIPFLKVGGQLIALKASAAEEELADAKNAMTILFSKLIDNYHYELPNGDSRQITILEKKKETPNKYPRKAGMPNKKPL, encoded by the coding sequence ATGACACCTGAAGAATTTTATAAGAAACTTAGTCAACAAGGTTTTGAGTTGACAGATACACAAAAAAAGCAATTTGAACGTTATTTTGAGCTTTTGGTTGAATGGAATCAAAAGATTAATTTGACGGCTATTACGGATGAAGAGGGGGTTTATTTGAAACATTTTTATGATTCTATTGCTCCTGTTCTTCAAGGAAAAATAACAAATCAAGCGATTCGTTTGCTAGATATTGGAGCTGGAGCTGGTTTTCCAAGTATTCCTATCAAGATTTTATGCCCTGATATTGATGTTACTATCATTGATTCGCTAAATAAGCGTATTAATTTTCTTAATTTATTGGCAGATGAACTTGGCTTAGAGGGAGTTCATTTTTACCATGGACGTGCTGAAGATTTTGGTCAAGATAAGCATTTCCGCGCAAGCTATGATATTGTAACAGCACGAGCTGTTGCTCGTCTCCAAGTCTTGACCGAATTGACAATCCCATTTTTAAAAGTTGGTGGGCAATTAATTGCTCTTAAAGCTTCCGCTGCCGAAGAAGAATTGGCAGATGCCAAAAATGCCATGACAATTCTTTTTTCAAAACTCATAGACAATTATCATTATGAATTGCCAAATGGCGATAGTCGCCAAATCACAATTCTTGAAAAGAAAAAAGAGACACCAAATAAATACCCACGTAAGGCTGGGATGCCAAATAAAAAACCTCTTTAA
- a CDS encoding ECF-type riboflavin transporter substrate-binding protein, giving the protein MKNNSIKTVVATGIGAALFIIIGTLINIPTPIPNTNIQLQYAVIALFAVIYGPTVGFFSGFIGHALKDALQYGSPWWTWVLVSGLIGLAIGLLAKKINIEKSPLTAKDYVWFNAVQIIANVVGWALIAPYGDILIYSEPASKVFAQGILSAVINSLTIAIGGSLLLAVYSKTRTQSGSLTKD; this is encoded by the coding sequence ATGAAAAATAATTCGATAAAAACCGTTGTTGCGACAGGGATTGGCGCAGCCTTGTTCATTATCATTGGAACTTTGATTAACATTCCAACGCCCATCCCAAATACCAATATTCAATTACAATATGCCGTAATTGCTCTTTTTGCTGTGATTTATGGTCCGACGGTTGGTTTCTTTTCTGGTTTTATTGGACATGCTCTAAAAGATGCCCTTCAATATGGTTCACCTTGGTGGACATGGGTGCTTGTTAGTGGCTTGATTGGCTTGGCTATTGGCTTATTAGCTAAGAAAATCAATATTGAAAAAAGTCCTTTAACTGCAAAAGATTATGTTTGGTTTAATGCCGTACAGATTATTGCTAATGTTGTTGGCTGGGCTTTGATTGCCCCTTACGGTGACATTTTGATTTACAGCGAACCAGCAAGCAAAGTTTTCGCTCAAGGTATTTTATCAGCAGTTATCAACAGTTTGACAATCGCTATTGGTGGCTCGCTTTTGCTTGCCGTGTATTCTAAAACACGCACGCAATCAGGCAGCCTAACCAAAGATTAA
- a CDS encoding sensor histidine kinase, translating to MIKWEEKSLSRKISIFSLLRILLVLTIFNLIVYFGTTQIFLARERYDVEQGAEVVRDFLSQESALTVDNLLDLLDEYNATGSLVEEDDAQYILDKSGGIDDLTSDNQDVAIFNKDKQLVLTTDKSVANFKTGTVGKTKIYRAPAFTGYYSTAKVYSKNTREVIGYVTLFQHFSSYYLMRHCLVAILLIAELVEIGLILHVLFSSTKRFLRPLEEFQGIVSNIAENPGDLTVRSDIHSGDEIEEISANFDKMLDQIEGYTKRQARFVSDVSHELRTPIAVIKGHLGLLKRWGKEDQHILEESLDAAYHETDRMSIMVNEMLDMVRVQGSFDLHKGEKTDLKKSIEFVLGNFRILHPDFNFQFSTSVEECVFAEIYKNHFEQAILILIDNGVKYSSGSKIIHVTLDIQGDDAIVKVKDEGEGISQEDLKYIFERFYRTDKSRNRVSTQGGLGIGLAILKQIVDAYELNVSVNSVVDEGTEFTLVIPILKTKQDKTD from the coding sequence ATGATAAAATGGGAAGAAAAGTCTTTATCTAGAAAAATATCGATTTTCTCTTTGCTTCGGATTCTCCTTGTGTTAACTATTTTTAATCTAATCGTGTACTTTGGGACTACCCAAATCTTTTTAGCACGAGAACGTTACGATGTTGAGCAAGGTGCCGAAGTAGTGAGAGATTTTTTGTCTCAAGAAAGTGCACTGACAGTTGATAATCTTTTGGATCTGTTGGATGAGTATAATGCTACGGGGTCACTTGTTGAGGAAGATGATGCCCAATATATCCTAGATAAAAGTGGTGGGATTGATGATTTGACTTCTGATAATCAAGATGTCGCCATTTTTAACAAGGATAAGCAATTAGTTTTAACGACTGATAAGTCAGTTGCAAATTTTAAAACAGGTACAGTTGGCAAGACAAAAATCTACCGTGCACCTGCTTTTACAGGTTACTATTCAACGGCGAAAGTTTACTCCAAAAACACAAGAGAAGTTATTGGTTATGTGACGCTTTTTCAACACTTTAGCTCCTACTATCTAATGCGACATTGTCTTGTGGCAATCCTTTTGATTGCAGAGTTAGTTGAGATTGGGTTAATTTTACATGTTCTTTTCTCTTCAACAAAACGCTTTTTACGTCCGTTGGAAGAATTTCAAGGAATTGTTAGTAATATTGCTGAAAATCCTGGTGATTTGACTGTCCGTAGTGATATTCATTCTGGAGATGAAATTGAAGAAATTTCTGCTAACTTTGATAAAATGTTAGACCAAATTGAAGGGTATACTAAAAGACAAGCGCGTTTTGTTAGTGATGTTAGTCATGAATTACGAACACCGATTGCAGTTATTAAAGGACATCTTGGTTTACTGAAACGTTGGGGGAAAGAAGACCAACATATTCTTGAAGAAAGTTTAGATGCTGCTTATCATGAAACGGATCGAATGTCCATTATGGTTAATGAAATGCTAGATATGGTTCGTGTTCAGGGAAGTTTTGATTTACACAAAGGTGAAAAAACAGATTTGAAAAAATCAATCGAATTTGTTTTGGGAAATTTCCGTATTTTGCACCCAGATTTTAATTTCCAATTTTCAACAAGTGTGGAAGAATGTGTCTTTGCAGAAATTTACAAAAATCATTTCGAACAGGCAATTTTGATTTTAATTGATAATGGCGTAAAATATTCTTCTGGAAGCAAAATAATCCATGTGACTTTGGACATCCAAGGAGATGATGCTATTGTCAAAGTTAAGGATGAAGGAGAAGGTATTTCTCAAGAAGACCTAAAATATATTTTTGAACGTTTTTATCGAACAGATAAATCACGTAATCGTGTTTCGACACAAGGAGGTCTTGGGATTGGTTTAGCTATTCTTAAGCAGATTGTTGATGCTTATGAGCTCAATGTTAGCGTTAATAGTGTTGTTGACGAAGGCACGGAGTTTACATTGGTTATTCCGATACTTAAGACAAAACAAGATAAGACAGACTGA